The stretch of DNA ATGCCGCGCCCGGAGCCGTGGCCCGAGGCGCTGCGGTTGGTGCTCAACGACACCTCGCAGTTTTCGCTGCGGGTGCTGCTGTACCTGATCGTGCCGATGATCTTCTTCACATCCGTTGTGGACCCCTACCAGTTGGCCCGCGATATCGCACGATTGCGAATTCCTGGCGCCGGTCCCGTGCTCCAACTCATCGGATCGATTCGCCTGGCCGTGTTCAACCGGCTTGGGGAAATTGACTCGCACCTTGCCGTGCGGGGTATCAACTCGGCGTCGGGCGTGGGGCGATTGCGCACGGTCGGCCTGTGGACCGTGCCGTTGCTGGCCGCGCTCATCACCGAAGCGGCCAACCGCTCGGCTTATTGCCAGATGCTCGGCCTGCCGTTTCCGCCGACACTGGCCGCCACCAGGTCACCCGTCGGCCCCGTGGACATCGCGTTGTTTGCCTGCGCCGGAGGACTGCTACTGCTGTGGCGATTTACGTCCTGACGTCCAACCCAAACGTGATTGACTTCGACCACGCCGGCCTGCAGCGGCGCGTGGAGGCCGCGCTCGGCGTCCCGGTGGCGGTGTATCGTCCGCTTTCGTTTGTCGAACACAGCGGATTCAGCGAAACGGTCAGGGAAGAAATTGGCCTCGTCCTTTCCAATCACCATGAAGATCAGCCGCCCCTCCGACAGTTCGACGCGTTCGTCCAGGCCTGGGATCTGGGTGCCCACCTGGACCGGCGCGTCCTGGATCTTTCAGGCGGCTGGCGCAAGTTCCTGGGCCTGGCGCTGTTCATGAACCGACCCCTGCCGGCGCGATTGCTCCTTGATGCCACCAGTCACTTGAGCGACGCGCGAATACGCACGTTGCTCGCGCGTGCGGCCGAACAGGGCGATGCCGTGTTCTGCGAGTACGATCCCCAACTGTTGCTGGCGCTTCCCGCAGACGCGAGTGCGCCCGCGGCACCACCGCTCAGGCGGCTGAATGACGACGGCACAACGGTGGCCGAGGCATGAGCCTGTTACGCCTCGACAGCGTGAGCTTCCGGTACGGAACCTCTGCTCCAGTGCTGAGCGACGTCTCGTTCGTCCTGCAGGCCGGCGAATCCGCACTCGTGCTTGGCGACAATGGATCCGGCAAGAGCACGCTCGGCCGGCTGATCGGCGGGCTGCTGCGGCCCACCACAGGCACCATCTTCATTGGGGGTGAGCCACTGGATCGCGTGCCCGTGCGGGCGCGGCCCTCCAAGACGATCTACGTGTCGCAGGTAAGTTACCTGCAGTTCTTTCGCGCCTCGCTTGCGGATGAGATCACGTTGGCGGCGAAACAGTCCGGGCACCCTCCACCCGCCGAGGAGACGATCGCGCGCTTCAGCCTGCCGTCGCTCGAGACCAATCCGCGGGACCTCACCTATCCGGAAATGTGGCGGCTGCAATTGCTGCTGCTCGGCGCGGTGTTCCGCCCTTCCGTGATGTTCATCGACGAGATCGTCGCTCCCGGCGCACGAGAACAACGCGAGGCTCTGGAATTCACTCTGGCGCAACGCCACGCGCAGGGCCGCGTCACGCTCCTGGCGTATCAGCGATCCCTCGACACGCACTTCGATCGGGTGTTTTGGGTGAAGGGGGGCAGGGCACTGGGCCGGTCGGCCAGTCCCGAAGGACTCGGGCAATCCGTTGGGCTGCATGACCGTCCCACAAGTCGGGACGACGTGCCCTGAAGACCCGTCCGCCGTCGAGAATCTCTGTGACGATGGCAATGGCCTTGTGGACGTCGTCGCCCGCCAGGATGTTGGTGCCCTGTTCGATCGTGATGGGACGCTCCGTGTTTGGCCGTAACGTCACGCACGGCACGCCGAGCGCGGTCGTTTCATCCTGCACCCCGCCAGAATCGGTCAGCACCACGGCCGCATGCATCATGAGATTCATGAACTCGAGGTAGCCCAGAGCCTCGACGACCACCACCCGTGATGCGCGCAACCGGACAGCGAGACCTGTCTCTTCCAGACGGTTCACTGTCCGAGGGTGCGCGGGAAACACAACATCCAGGCGAACGGCCAACGCCATGAGGACCTCGACAATACGTGTGAGTGCCCTCGGATCGTCCACGTTAGACGGCCGATGAAGCGTCACGAGCACGTACGGCGCGGCCGCGCCGATCGTTGATGACATGTCGAGCGCTGCGGCCGCTTCCCGGTGGCGTTCCAACGTGTCGATCATGGTGTTGCCCACGAAGTGGGCGCGTGCGACGTCAATGCCCTCGCGCGCGAGATTCGCGATCGCCCCCTGCTCGGTGACAAAGAGCAGCGAGGCAAGCGCATCGGTCAGCACTCGATTGACCTCCTCAGGCATCGTGCGATCGAAACTGCGCAGTCCGGCTTCGACGTGCACCACCGGGATCTGCAGTCGCGATGCCGCCATCGCCGCGGCGACGGTCGAGTTGACGTCACCAAAC from Acidobacteriota bacterium encodes:
- the wecB gene encoding UDP-N-acetylglucosamine 2-epimerase (non-hydrolyzing), which codes for MRPATLVVGARPNFMKAAPVVDALRAPESGWRVRLVHTGQHYDDRLSDVFFRQLGMPAPDSNLAVGSGTATEQTGRAMIALEADFVANPPEAVIVFGDVNSTVAAAMAASRLQIPVVHVEAGLRSFDRTMPEEVNRVLTDALASLLFVTEQGAIANLAREGIDVARAHFVGNTMIDTLERHREAAAALDMSSTIGAAAPYVLVTLHRPSNVDDPRALTRIVEVLMALAVRLDVVFPAHPRTVNRLEETGLAVRLRASRVVVVEALGYLEFMNLMMHAAVVLTDSGGVQDETTALGVPCVTLRPNTERPITIEQGTNILAGDDVHKAIAIVTEILDGGRVFRARRPDLWDGHAAQRIARVLRDWPTGPVPCPPSPKTPDRSACRGIADTPGA